Genomic segment of Rhodococcus sp. W8901:
AGAAGAGGTCCCAGTCACGGACACCGTCCTCGTCCGCCTGGGTGACGCGGTCGAGGGACCCACCGTGCGGATCTCGATCGAAGATCCCGACGCGACGCGACGGGACGTGGGCAGTCGATGGGACGAGTCGACGATCGACGTAGGGGCCTCGATCACCCCGCCTCCGGCACCGCGCGAGACAGTCCCCGCGGGAGCCCTCACGATCGGACGGGCCCCCGACAACGACATCGTCGTCCGGGATGTGCTGGCCTCACGCCGTCACGCGATAGTCCACAATGGGCCGTCCGGCCTCGAAATCGAAGATTCGGGGAGCGTCAACGGAACGTTCGTCGGCGGTGCCCGGGTGTCGCGCGCACGGCTGACCGACGGCAACGTCGTCACCATCGGCAACACCGACTTCAGCGTGCAGGAAGGCCGTCTCGCTCCACGGCAGGCGGCAGCCTCGACCGCCGGCGGTCTACGTGTGGACGGCGTCGGACTAACCATCGAAGGTGGGCGGCGACTGCTGGAGGACGTCACCTTCACGGCGGGACCCGGCAGTCTCACCGCGGTGATCGGGCCCTCCGGCGCGGGAAAGACCACGGTCGCCAAGATCATCTCCGGCTCGGCAGGCCCCACGGAAGGCGTCGTCGAATTCGAAGGACGCAGCGTGCACACCGACTATTCGGTACTGCGCTCCCGCATCGGGATGGTCCCTCAGGACGACGTCGTTCATCGGCAGCTGACCATCCGGAGGGCCCTCGGGTACGCCGCCGAGCTGAGACTGCCGCCGGACACCACCCGGGCCGACCGTGAAGCGGTGATCGCTGGGGTACTCGACGAACTGCAACTGACCGAGCACGCCGACACCCGCGTCGATCGCCTCTCCGGCGGGCAACGCAAACGCGCATCGGTCGCGCTGGAGTTGCTCACGGGCCCTTCGCTGCTCATCCTCGACGAACCGACCTCGGGTCTCGACCCTGCGCTCGACCGACAGATCATGGCGACGCTGCGCGGCCTCGCCGATTCGGGCCGCGTCGTCGTCATCGTCACGCATTCGCTGTCCTACCTCGAAATGTGCGACCAGGTCCTCCTCCTCGCTCCCGGTGGCAAGACCGCATATGTGGGACCGCCCGATCGAGTCGGGAGCGCGCTCGGCAGTACCGACTGGGCCGACATCTTCGCCCGCGTCGCATCCGACCCGGACGGGGTGTTTGCCGAGTACCGCGCCACCTGCCCGGTGGTGGAGGCGCCACCACCAACCCCACCCGGGCCGCTCGGCTCTCCCGCGCACACCTCGAGGCGCAAACAGTTGAGCACCGTCGCCCGCCGCCAGGTTCGGCTGATCCGCGCCGACCGGGGCTACCTGATCTTCCTGTCGCTGCTGCCATTCGTGCTCGGCGGCTTGGCCCTGCTCGTGCCAGGCGACACCGGGTTCGGGCCGTCTGGTGCCGACGTATCCGGCGAACTCACCCAGATCCTGGTGGTGCTGATTCTCGGCGCCGCCTTCATGGGCTGTTCACTGACCATCCGCGACTTGGTCGGAGAGCGCATGGTCTATCAGCGCGAACGTGCCGCCGGGCTGCTGCCGTCCGCGTATCTGACGGCGAAGATCGTCGTGTTCTGCGCCGCCGGCATCGTGCAGTCGGTGGTCATGGTGCTGATCGTCTTCGTGGGCAAGGGTTTCCCGGGCCACGGCAGTGTGCTCCCCTCGGGCTCCGTCGAACTGATCGTGGACATCGCCGCCACCACCTGCTCCTGCGTCGTGGTCGGACTGGCGTTGTCGTCGGTGGCGCGCTCGAACGAGCAGGTGCTGCCGATGCTGGTGGTCACGATCATGGCGCAGCTGGTGATGTGCGGAGGATTGATCACGATCACCGGACGCGCCGTGCTCGAACAGGTCGCGTGGCTGTTTCCGTCACGCTGGGGGTTCGCGGCCGCCGCCTCGACGGTGGACCTGGTCACGAATGCCACCGGCACCGAGCCGGACACGCTGTGGCAGCACTCCGGATCGTGGTGGCTGCTCAGCATCGCCATGCTGGTCCTCATCAGTTGTGTGCTCGCAGTCGTCACCTACAGCAGGCTCCGGCTGCGCCGTCAGTAGAGGTCGTCACGCTCTGCGAATAGCCGCTGCGCAACGCCTTCGAACTCCGGGGGGGTAACGCGCCTATAGTCGGCGGTCGAACGCGAGTTTCGGTTCGGCGGTGGGGATGTCGACGGTGTAGGCCCGCAGCCGCACCGACTCCGCGGACAGGTCCATGACCATGAAGCCGACGTCGTCGAAGTTCTGGTACAGGTTCGCCCGGTCCGGACTGGTGGACTTGCCGTGGCTGTTCTTCCCGGCCGCACCGGAGACGATCTGACGAGTGCCCTTGGACTCGGCGGTGGGATCGAGGACCTGCAGCGAGTGATCGTGCCCGGCGAGGATGAACTGGCACCGCCCCACCACGTGGTCCTCGTAGAACCGCTTCGCGTGCGCGCCGTTCATCGGTTCGAGCGGGATCCCGTCGTACTCACCGGCGTCGCCGTGCGATCCGTTGCTCAGATACGGGTGGTGGGTGCAGGCGATCTTCCACTTGGCGGGGGAGGACGCGATCGCCGCGTCCAGCCACGCGCGCTGCTCGTTCATGAACTGCCCGTCCGCCGCCCAGTACGGCACGAACAGCGGGGGCAGGTACGCGGCGACGGGATTGAGGTCGAGGACGAAGAACTCGACGATCGGGTTCTGCTCCGGCACCCGGACGGAGTAGTAGCGGCTGGGCATCCACCACTTGCGGGAGGACCGGTGGTAGGCCACCTCGTCGTCGCCCCGCAGCAGCCAGCCGCCGTCCCCGGGGAACACGGCGCTGTTGTCGTGATTGCCCAGGGCCATCACCCACGGGAAGTCGAGGCCGTGGTTCGGATCCTCGAACTTGGTCGCGAACTGGACGTCGCGGTCGCCGTTGGGTCCGGACTCGTAGATGTTGTCGCCGAGCCCGAGTGCCATCCCGAACGGCTCCGCCGCGTGCACGGTGCGGATCGCATCGGTGACGGCCCACTGTGCCTGGGTACCGGTGCCGGCGTCACCGGTGACGAGCACCCGCACACTGTTTCCGGTGGGAAACGGGAACTTGGCGGTGTCCGTGACGGGGCCGACCGCGGAGGCGGTGGGTGCCATCGCGACCATGGCGGCCGCACCGGCCCCGGTCGCGCCGGCGGCGGCGAGGAAGCGGCGGCGGTTCATCGGATCGAGTTCGGTCACGAGGCACAGCAAACCCGACAATGGACGCCCGTTCAACAGGAACCGCCGATACCGGACACATGTTCACGCGACATTCATCCTGCGGCAGTGCTGCTGCGTACTCTGGGCCCATGACGACCACGCTCGACGAGATCGGCGCCGCGAAATACGTTCTGCTGACCACGTTCCGGAAGGACGGAACTCCGGTTCCGACGCCGCTGTGGGCGGCGATGGACGACGGGCGGCTGCTCATGTGGACGGTCACCGAGTCGTGGAAGGTCAAGCGGATCCGCCGCTCCCCGCGCGTCACGATCGGGGT
This window contains:
- a CDS encoding FHA domain-containing protein, whose translation is MDDWTGSEYPRVVVETEHGRTTYGAGKAVRIGRDPHLEITIVDPVVSREHARLRWDGGWQLVDSGSKNGIYVDGKRREEVPVTDTVLVRLGDAVEGPTVRISIEDPDATRRDVGSRWDESTIDVGASITPPPAPRETVPAGALTIGRAPDNDIVVRDVLASRRHAIVHNGPSGLEIEDSGSVNGTFVGGARVSRARLTDGNVVTIGNTDFSVQEGRLAPRQAAASTAGGLRVDGVGLTIEGGRRLLEDVTFTAGPGSLTAVIGPSGAGKTTVAKIISGSAGPTEGVVEFEGRSVHTDYSVLRSRIGMVPQDDVVHRQLTIRRALGYAAELRLPPDTTRADREAVIAGVLDELQLTEHADTRVDRLSGGQRKRASVALELLTGPSLLILDEPTSGLDPALDRQIMATLRGLADSGRVVVIVTHSLSYLEMCDQVLLLAPGGKTAYVGPPDRVGSALGSTDWADIFARVASDPDGVFAEYRATCPVVEAPPPTPPGPLGSPAHTSRRKQLSTVARRQVRLIRADRGYLIFLSLLPFVLGGLALLVPGDTGFGPSGADVSGELTQILVVLILGAAFMGCSLTIRDLVGERMVYQRERAAGLLPSAYLTAKIVVFCAAGIVQSVVMVLIVFVGKGFPGHGSVLPSGSVELIVDIAATTCSCVVVGLALSSVARSNEQVLPMLVVTIMAQLVMCGGLITITGRAVLEQVAWLFPSRWGFAAAASTVDLVTNATGTEPDTLWQHSGSWWLLSIAMLVLISCVLAVVTYSRLRLRRQ
- a CDS encoding metallophosphoesterase, which codes for MTELDPMNRRRFLAAAGATGAGAAAMVAMAPTASAVGPVTDTAKFPFPTGNSVRVLVTGDAGTGTQAQWAVTDAIRTVHAAEPFGMALGLGDNIYESGPNGDRDVQFATKFEDPNHGLDFPWVMALGNHDNSAVFPGDGGWLLRGDDEVAYHRSSRKWWMPSRYYSVRVPEQNPIVEFFVLDLNPVAAYLPPLFVPYWAADGQFMNEQRAWLDAAIASSPAKWKIACTHHPYLSNGSHGDAGEYDGIPLEPMNGAHAKRFYEDHVVGRCQFILAGHDHSLQVLDPTAESKGTRQIVSGAAGKNSHGKSTSPDRANLYQNFDDVGFMVMDLSAESVRLRAYTVDIPTAEPKLAFDRRL
- a CDS encoding PPOX class F420-dependent oxidoreductase — protein: MTTTLDEIGAAKYVLLTTFRKDGTPVPTPLWAAMDDGRLLMWTVTESWKVKRIRRSPRVTIGVCDARGNPKGPQIDATATILDDVGTDRARAAIARKYGILGWIGVKGSLIRRGRSGTVGVAVTQ